A section of the Neofelis nebulosa isolate mNeoNeb1 chromosome 12, mNeoNeb1.pri, whole genome shotgun sequence genome encodes:
- the LOC131491554 gene encoding olfactory receptor 13F1-like encodes MFQGNLTSVTVFFFLGFSHYPKVEVIVFVLCLLMYLITLLGNIILISITILDSHLHKPMYFFLSNLSFLDIWYTSSAFTPMLTNFVTGENTISFVGCVAQMYFSLAMGATECVLLSLMAYDRYVAICNPLRYPIIMNKKVCLQFAAGSWLTGYLTTLVETVFVLQLSLCGHNTINHFACEILAVLKLVCVDTSMVELLMLVITTLILPMPVLLICISYAFILSNILRISSVGGRSKAFSTCAAHLTVVVLFFGTALSMYLKPSAVDSQEIDKFIALVYGGLTPMLNPIIYSLRNKEVKAAMKRLLIRNPFSTVLISVLNNIRASTLI; translated from the coding sequence ATGTTTCAGGGAAATTTGACATCTGtaacagtttttttcttcctgggaTTTTCCCACTACCCCAAAGTTGAGGTCATTGTATTTGTGCTGTGCTTGCTGATGTACCTGATCACCCTGCTGGGTAATATCATTCTGATCTCCATCACCATCCTGGATTCCCACTTACACAaacccatgtacttcttcctcagcAACCTCTCCTTTTTAGACATCTGGTACACTTCTTCTGCTTTTACTCCAATGCTGACAAACTTTGTTACAGGGGAAAACACCATCTCATTTGTAGGGTGTGTTGCTCAGATGTACTTCTCTCTAGCTATGGGTGCAACTGAGTGTGTGCTCTTGTCCTTGATGGCATATGACCGATATGTGGCCATCTGCAACCCCCTGAGATACCCCATCATAATGAACAAGAAGGTTTGTTTGCAGTTTGCAGCTGGTTCCTGGTTGACAGGCTACCTCACCACCCTGGTGGAAACAGTATTTGTGCTGCAGCTCTCTCTGTGTGGTCATAACACAATCAATCATTTTGCTTGTGAAATTCTGGCTGTCTTGAAACTGGTTTGTGTGGACACCTCCATGGTGGAATTACTCATGCTGGTGATCACCACACTTATCCTTCCCATGCCAGTGCTTCTAATTTGTATATCTTATGCATTCATTCTCTCCAACATCCTAAGAATTAGTTCAGTGGGTGGTCGAAGCAAAGCCTTTTCAACATGTGCAGCCCACCTGACTGTGGTGGTTTTGTTCTTTGGGACAGCTCTCTCCATGTATCTAAAGCCCTCAGCTGTGGATTCACAGGAAATAGATAAATTTATAGCTTTGGTATATGGCGGATTAACCCCCATGTTGAATCCTATCATCTATAGTCTACGGAACAAAGAGGTGAAAGCAGCTATGAAAAGGTTGCTGATTAGAAATCCTTTCAGTACTGTGTTAATTTCTGTCCTCAATAATATCAGAGCAAGCACACTCATCTGA